The genomic window TACGGAAAGGTCTACAGATCTGACATGACGCTGAACAATCTCCGCGTTCTGTTCATTGCTGAAATTGGTTATGGCACAGCAAGCGTGGGTCGATGGAACGCTTTACAGCGTCTTGGGCTGGATGAAGCCCAATGCATCAATGTAGAGGAGCACCTTCCCCTCTCAAGCACACTGGACAAGGTCCGCTATCGCACACAGTTCGGCCCAAAGATATGGAAATTCAACCGGCTTGTCTTAGACACGGTTGAAAAATACAGAATCAATGTTCTGCTCGCCGACAAGCCGCTCTCACTGACTCCCGGAACGTTGCGCAGACTTCGAAGCAGGGGCGTGTTTCTCATTGACCTGTTCATTGACAATCCCTTCGGCCCGCGCAAAGACCCGGGGAACCGCCTTTTTAAGAAGGCCCTCCCGGAATTTGACTTAAACGCCGTGCAGAGGAAAGTCAGCATCGAGGCATTTAAGGCCCACGGGGCAAGAGAGGTCATGCTGACACTCGTCGGCTTTGATCGCGACATACACTTTCCACCTCCATGTCCACTTACAGACAACGACAGGGTCAGGAATGTTTCCTTCATCGGGACGCCCTATGATCATCGGGCCGAATGGTTTACCGCCCTATGGCGTGATGGAATTCCCCTCGACATCTCGGGACCTCGCAACCGCTGGGAAAAAAAACTTGCACCTGAAGTGATGCAGGCCATCTTCAGAGATGGCCTGTTGCTAGGCAAGGAATATCGTGAAGCACTTTGGAAATCGAAGATCAATCTTAGCTTCGTGACCAAATCCAATCAGGATGAAGCTGCCGCGCGATCTTATGAAATCGCCGCCTGCGGAGCGTTTATGCTGGCGGAGCGGACACCAAAACATCTTGAGCTGTTCAAGGAGGACGAAGAGGCTGTCTTCTTCTCTTCCAGAGAAGAGTGCATCGCCAAAATCCAGCGCTATCTGCCCGATGAAGCTGCTCGCAATCGTATTGCAGCTGCCGGATGCCGGCGTGCGTGGTCCTCCGGATACGACCATGACTCGCTGATGAAGGAAATCCTGCAGAAAGCCATCGAAATCATGGGACGCAGCAAGGTATCCTCTACGGATGAAGCACAGGCCTGATTACGGCCCCGATGCTCCCGGCGTGCTGCGCACTTTGTTTCTCTTGGAACACCCGTCCTCATCGTCCATGACCATCCTCTCCATGCGCCTGCGGATGGTTTTCCGCGCGCATGGGAGAAGGCTTCTGCATCTGGGCGTGAGGATGTTCCTCCTGGGGACGCATTGGTTCCTGATGCTGCGGCTGGGCACGCATCGGCTCCGGACGCTGCTGTGGTTGTGGACGCATCTGTTCCGGGCGCTGCTCCTGCGGCCTCACTTCCTGCCGCGGTTGAGGAGCAGGCTGCGGACGGGGCTGCTGCTCGGCAGGTCTTGCCTGTTGCGGATGGACTTCAGGCCGAGGCTGGGCCTCTGGGCGGTTTACCGGCGATTGCGGACGGTACATCTGTTCCGGCCGCTGCTGCACTGGCTGCGGGTGCGCCTGTATCTGTCCTGTCTCCGGATGGACTCCCGGCCGTATCAAGTTAGGACGGCCCTGCTGCTCAGGATGGATCTGGCTGACGGGCGCCGGCTGCGGTGACTCCGGACGATGGATATTTTCCGGTCGCGCCTGCTGCTCGGCGCGATTGAACTGCGGTGTAGACATCCCACGCTGCGTCCGCACAAATCCCGGGTTCGCCACGCCACGCACGGGCGGCTGCGTGGCCGGTGCATGGTACGGCGTGGCCAGCGGATGGTCCAATGCCACCATCTGCGGACGACCACGGTTGGCTTGAAAGAACTGCGCACGGTTCTGTGCCGCCTCCCGGACAAGCTGCGTCTGCGCGCGCAGGGGAGGAAGATGACGCTCGCGCATCGCAATCTGCTCTGATGGCGTGGGACGCGCCTGAATGCCTCCAGGACCACCGTTATAGCTTATGCGGGTGACGTTGTAGTTATTGATGGTGACATTGTGCACATACACATTTCGGACAATGGTCATGTTTACGTTCGTCACAGCACGGTTGTAGAAGAAATTGCCGCGGTTCCAGTATCCGCCGTAATAGCCGTGTCCAATGTATCCGTTCCCGTAATTGATTCCACCGTAGTAACCAATGTGCGGGCCCCAGTATCCGGGATGCCACAGGAAGTGTCCCAGGGAGACAAACAACCAGAAGCCCGGCGTCCACAAAGCTCCGGTATAGGGAGCCAGGACCCATGTCCCCGGCACCCAATAGTATCCTGCTGGCGACCACGCCCAATATCCTGGCGTCCAGATATAGTTCGGGCCTGGGCACGGCGGCTGCACATACTCAGGAATGGGAGGCGGCGCTTCTGAGGCATATACGGGCTGCGCATATGCCGACTCATCGTAATATCCGCTCTGGTCCGGACTGATTTCGCTGTCAGGCACCGTGTTGTCTGCCGGATAAGGATTGCTTTCCGGATAAGAAGCAGAGGACGCCGACTCATCTGGCGGCGGGGGCGGTGTGCTGTCTGTGTCCGTACTGTAGGAGGGCTGCGCAGCCTGCCTCGACGTGCTGCTCGTCTGGGCCGGTACGCTCGAAGACGCTGCCCCTGCGTCGTTCGAATCAACCGGAGCCATATTGGCTGCCGCCGGGTCCGTACCCTGGTCCTGGGTCTGGTCCGGGACCTGCTGGTCACTCTGTTTATGACACCCTGCTGCCCCCAGAATGAGCCCGACCGTCAACGCAGGTGCCGCCATCTTCCTGAAAATTCGTTCCATCTCCCTGCTCCGAAGGCTTAGATGCAATCCTGGACGAAAAGTCGTGGTGTCCCACAAAAAAGCCCCTTTTTGCACCACGCCATGAATGGATATACCGTAGGCAAAGAACAGCTATGCCAGAAGAAGAACAAAACTCCAATCCAGCCACTCTGGCCCCGGGTCTGTATCTGGTAGGCACACCGATCGGCAATCTTGAGGACATTACTCTGCGCGCCCTGCGTGTCTTACGCTCAGCCAGCCTAATTGCATGTGAAGACACGCGCCAGACGCAGAAGCTCCTGAACCACTTCGGCATTCAAACCCCCGTCATCAGCTGCCACGAACATAACGAAGGCCAGCGAATCCCGGAACTGATTGCCGCCCTGCTGCGGGGTGAGCGCATTGCCGTTGTATCCGATGCGGGAATGCCCGGAATCTCTGACCCTGGAATGCGCCTGGCGGAGGCTGCCATCCGCGAAGGCATCCGGGTCTATCCGGTGCCGGGACCCAATGCTGCGCTCAGCGCGCTGGTTGCTTCTGGGCTCAACACCGAATGTTTCCTCTTTTGCGGATTTCTTCCCGCCAAAGCGGGTGCGCGCCGGTCCGAACTGGAGCGCCTGGCCGCAGGCACCGCGGAGGGCACCACACTCATCTTCTACGAGGCCCCACACCGCATTCTGGAAACGCTCGGCGACATGAAAGCCATCTGGGGGCCCGGCTGCCGGGTCGTGATTGCCCGCGAACTTACCAAGATGCATGAGGAGTTCCTGCGCGGCCCCATCGAAGAGGTCGCAGCCACGCTGAAAGGACGCGAGCGTATCCGGGGCGAGATGACCCTGTTGATCGAAGCGCGCCCGCCGCAGAAAAAGTCAGAACAATCGAGCATTTCCGACCGCATCGCGGCTTTACAGAACAGCGAGAACCTCGACGAGAAGGCCGCACTCAAGCGGATTGCGCGCGAGCGGGGCCTTTCCCGCAGTGAGGTTTACCGTGAACTGCAACGGGAACGCGGCAGATCGTAGTCCCCAGCAGTTCCCTGCATAGCGGGCCTGACCTGTCAGATAAACATACAGACAGGACAGGCCCACATGCGCTTCCGCCTTTTATTGCGCCTTGAATGCCGCCATCAGCGCTACCCATGTGTCCGAACCAGGGTCCGTGAAGGTCGCCGCCGTGCTCGTCGCATAGACAGCCAAGGCATCTTCTGAGATCGCAGAGAAGCCGCTGCTCCCCCGCAAACGGAAACCCGACCCTGCAGCGACCTGGTTCGATACGGCATCCGCATAACCAAAGACAAGATCATACGGAGCTGTAAGGGTCGCCGAGCCGCTGTTGAAGCTGCCCGAACTGGTCCCGGCCGATGAGCTGACCACATCCAGCGGTTTTGAAGTGTTCACACCGTGGTATTCGTGGATGTAGAGGACCGGATATTGCACCGAGGCGCTGAAGGTGAGCGTCACTGTGTCTGCGCCGGCCTTCGGGGCCACAGCATAGTAGATCCTGGAGGTAGAGGCAGAATTGTTCCAGGTCTTGCTCACTGCATCGTCCCAGGCAGAGGCCAGCGAGTCACCCACTGTAACAGTGCCGCCACCGCTCCAGCTCATGCCGATCACCAGCAGGTCCCCTGCCGCAACATTTGTCGGGAAGGTGCACCGCAGCGTCGTTCCTGAGCCTGCAATGCAGCTCTGGGACTGCACATAGGCAATTTTTGTGGAAGAAGCTGGGGCGAAGTTGGCCGTAACCGTGGTCGAGGCCGACAGGGTGACCGAGCAGGTGCCTGTGCCACTGCAAGCGCCACTCCATCCCGTAAAGGTAGACCCGCTTGCCGGGCTCGCCGTCAGTACCACCTTTGTCCCGGATGCAAAGGTCGCCGAACACTGGCTCCCGCAAGAGATGCCGCTGGGCAGACTTGTGACGGTGCCACTGCCAGTTCCATTCTTGGTCACGGTGAGCACAGGGGCAGCTGTTGCCGGCTTAAAGGATGCCAGCAGCGCCACCCAGCTCGTATTTCCCGGCAGGCCAAAGGTCGCCCCATAAGTGCCGCTCTTTGAGACAATGGCGTCTTCCGAAGCCGCCGAGAATGAGCTGGTCATACGCAGGGCGAATCCGCTGCCCGCGGTCATGTTATAGTTCACGCTGTCACCATAGGCAAACAGCAGCTCGCCGGAACTCGAAGCGCTTGTATTTCCGGTAACCGGGCTGGCTGAGGCCACTCCGGAGCTCCCGGTCGCGCCGTCCAGCGGGGAATTCGGCGCTACGCCTTTGTACTCATGCACGTAGACCGTTGGATAGCTGACCGTACCTCCAAATGAAACGTTCAGCGTATCTGTGCCGCCCGCAGGAGCAACCGCATAATACAGGCCGGAAGTGGCTCCGCCGTTGTTCCACGAGCGGGTCACGGCTTGCGTGAACTTGCTGTGCAGTGAATCAGAAATCGTTGGCGAGCCGCTGCCTGTCCATGACATGCCCACCACGATCAGGTCGCTCGCCGTCACCGGACTTGAAAAGGCGCAGGAAACGGAAGATGCAGAGTTGGAAACACAGGACTTTCCCTGCACCCAGGTGATTTTATTTCCTGACCCGGAACCAGAGCCGGTACCCGAGCTGGAGCCGCCGCTGGAGGTCCCACTCGATCCGCTGCTGCTCGATGACTGGTTAAACGTGGCTGAAACGGAAGCATTGCTGGTCATGCTGATCGTGCAGGCTCCTGTGCCCGTGCACGACCCGCTCCATCCGGCAAACGTGGAGTTTGAGCTGGGCGTGGCCGTCAGCGTGACTGATGTTCCGGTCGCATAAGTTGTACTGCATGTTGTACCGCAGGAAATTCCCGCCGGCGAACTGGTCACAGTCCCGGATCCGGAACCACTGGTACCCACACTCAGCGTATAGCTTGTCGTCGTCGTCCCCGTCGCTTGATAGGCACCCAACGTCCATCCTCCGGAAGAGGGACGTGTCGCCCCGGTGATGTCTATCGAAAAGTAAGAGGTAAGGTTCTGGCCAGCCGCAGTCAAAGGAGAACCCGCCAGGGGAGCCAGCAACGCTGACAGCAGCGGATTGGCCGTAACCATGTGAGCATCTCCCTGGGAAGGAGTGTTCCAGTAGGCCGTGTAATCATGCGACATGGACCCGGTACCGTCATCATTGGCAAAGGCCGTACCGCAGTTCACAAAGACATTGTTGATGGCCTTGCTGGCCGAGCCCAGTTCCCAGTGGATCGCATTTCCTCCAGCGCTCTCGCAATCCAGCGTGTTGTTATATACCTGACCGGAAGTGATGTTCTCCTTCATCTCCACGAGTCCATTGGTTGGGCCATACGGACCAGTATTGTTCAGCAGGTTGTTGTAGACCATCGGCGAAGGCATCGGGCCCTGGTCAGCTTCCATAAAAATGAAGGCCGTTGTGTGCGCGCCCCAGCTGCCATCAATGGTGTTGCCATAGACTCTGGGTGCATTCTGCTGGCCTCCGGACGACGTCCACACATGGATGCCATCGTTGTGGTTCCATACTGAGCAGCCACTCCAACAGCCGTCCCAGTTTGCACCGTCATGGATGTGGTTGCCGTGTATCTGCACATTGCTGATCGTGGTCCCGCTGCCTCCATCACCCAACACAATGCCGGTGGAGCAGTTGTACACATCGTTGTTGTAAACGTTCAGTCCGCTGGCATTGGGTCCACCCGTGTCAATGCAATAGTAGGCATCATGAAATTTTGAATTGCGGATGGTAAGGTTCGGTCCGCTCTCGGACGAAACACCAGAAGCAAGCTGGTTGCTGTCGCTGCTGCTGGTCCTTACATACAGTGGACCGCATTCTATGTTTTCGATGGTCACATTTGCAGCGTTCGAGTCGGTCCGGATGCAAACGCTGTCCTGTGCGATCTTGCCCGTACCCGAGTTTGTATCGAAAATCTGGCCATTTGCCCCGCCGTTGATCACAATCCAGCTCTGACCGTTCAGTGTGATCGCAGCCGGGTTCCAGACCGGCGCCTGCATGGAAGCACCGCTTTCAAAAAGCAGCGTGATCGGCGCCGAGCTGGTGCCAGAACCATAAAACGTAATCGGCGAACTAATGACTCCGCACAGATGCACCGTGTCTCCCGGTCCCACCTGCGCCGATCCCGTACCCCAGTTGGACGAGGAATTGAGCCATCCTACCGAATGCGCGTTGGAGCAGCTCGACCCAGAGTTGGCGCCCGCGGCGCTTTGTGCGATGTAGATGTCGTTCGCATGGGCCAGAGAGACTGCTGTGAAGACAAAACACAAAACAAAAATTACTTTTTTAAATGACATGAGCACTGCAAACCCTAATGCCTGAACCAGTCACACTTCGCCTCAAGGCGCAGCAGAGCTGTCCAGACCGAAACTTAGGTTGAAACTTTACAGATGGAGGAGAGGCAGCAGGAGCAGTCGAGCGTATGAAGAGGATTTCTCCCTGTCCACCCGGTATACCGGTGAGCGGTAAGAAACAAAATTACATGTGCTTCCATGCGGGCGGACCCGCGCCGGACATGAGCAGTACGAGGTTCATGGGGGAGGACCTTTCTGCCTTTCTATAAAATTAAGGATTTTGCAGAGCGGCAGTGCAAACGATTTACCATTTCACACTGTCCACCTCTGCCGAAAGAATTCAATTACTTACAAATACCCGCACTTTAGACACCCGTGTATCTATTACAAAGGGCGGTAAAAACTGCACTCCTGGACTAAGAAATTATTTCTTATTCGTAGATAAGAAAAACCCCATCCCTCAGGCAACGCTTTTTTGCGTTTGGGTTTACCCAAGCACATGACCAAAGTCATCGAATCCACTGTGGATTTTTGAGTTTTTTCTTGACTTTTTACAAAATTTATTATGTTTGCTAAAGCTCAATCCGCGGCGTCGAGGCGATCAGCGTCCGGGTGTATTCCTGCTGCGGAGAGCTGCAGATTTTGTCAGACGGCCCGTATTCCACGATCCGGCCCCGATGCAGCACGGCAATGCTGGTCGAAAGATAGCGGACCAGCGGCATGGAATGGCTGATAAACAGATATGTCAGTTGAAATTCGCGTTGGAGGCTGCGCAGAAGATTCATGACCTGCGCACCCACGCTTACGTCCAGCGCCGAAACAGGCTCATCCAGCACCAGCATCTCCGGCCGCAGCGCCAGCGCCCGGGCCAGATTGATGCGCTGTCGCTGCCCGCCTGAAAATTCGTGCGGCCAGCGGCTGAGCGCCGATTCCTCCAGCCCGACGGCCCGCAGCAAATCTGCCGCCCGATTGCGCAGATCCCTTCTGGGAACAGTGCGATGGATGACCATCGGCTCGGTAAGAATTTCCAATACCCGCATTCTTGGGTTGAGCGCAGCAAAGGGGTCCTGAAAGACCGGCTGCATCCGCCGCCGGATGTCATGCAAACTGCGCTGGGTTCTTCCGCTGATGGGCTGACCGTCGAAGCATACCCGTCCCGCTGTAGGTTCGACCAACCCCAGTACCATGCGTGCAATCGTGCTCTTGCCGGAGCCAGACTCGCCAACCAAGCCGAGTGTTTCGCCGCGTTCAATGTGGAAGGAGACACTGTCTACCGCGAGCACCTGCCGGGAGCGCAGGCCAACCCGCCGGGGGTAGCTCTTGGAGAGGTGCTCGACAGTAACCAGAGGCACGGTTTACGTTTCGCTCTGTAAAGACTCAACCGCCTGGGCCACGCGGAGAATCATGGCTTCCTGAAAATGGCCGCCAAGGACCTGCAATCCGATAGGCAGCCCCTCAGAGGATTTTCCGCAGGGCACGGAAACCCCGCAGATGCCCGCCAGACTCGCCGTTACCGTGTAAATATCGGCCAGATACATCGAGACAGGGTCATCGGTCTTCTCGCCCAGTCTGAAAGCAGGCGTAGGCGCTGTAGGAGTAAGAATGGCATCCACTTCCGCAAATGCTCTCAGAAAATCGTCCGTCAACAGGCGGCGTACCTGCTGCGCCTTCTTGTAATACGCATCGTAGTAGCCGGCACTCAGGGCATACGTGCCCAGCATGATGCGGCGCTTCACCTCCGGCCCGAAGCCCAGATCGCGCGAGCGGCGGTACATGGCGGAAAGGGTGTTCGCCTCCGCGGCACGGAAGCCGTATCGCACGCCATCAAACCGCGCCAGATTGGCGCTGGCCTCGGCCGTGGCAATCAGGTAATAGGTGGGAATCGCATAGCGCGTGTGCGGCAGTGAGATCGGCCGTATCTCTGCGCCAGCAGCACGAAGCTCATCCATGGTCCGCTCCACCACCGCCCGCACCTCAGGGTCAAGCCCCTCGGCAAAATACTCGGAGGGAACTCCAAGCTTCAGTCCGGCAACCCCCTGGTCCAGACCAGCGGCATAGTCTGGAACTGGCAGCGGAGAGGAGGTCGCATCCATCGGATCATGTCCTACCAGCACGCCCAGCACCGTCGCGGCATCGCGCACATTGGCAGCAAAGGGCCCCACACGGTCCAGCGAGGATGCAAAGGCAATCAGTCCATAGCGTGAAACGCGACCGTAGGTGGGCAGGAGGCCAACCACACCGCAGAAGGATGCCGGCTGGCGGATCGATCCTCCAGTATCCGTGCCCAGGGCCGCCACCGCCATGCCCGCCGCCACAGCTGCTGCCGATCCGCCGCTGGAACCACCCGGCACGCGGTCCAGCGCATGCGGGTTGCGTACCGGACCATAGGCTGAGTTCTCATTCGAAGAGCCCATGGCAAATTCATCGCAGTTGATCTTTCCCAGAATCACAGCACCCGCCTCTTCCAGCCTGCGGACAGAGGTCGCCGTGTAAGGAGCGATGTAGCCTTCCAGGATCTTCGATCCGGCCGTCGCCGGCAACCCTTCAATCGTGAGTACATCTTTGATTCCCACTGGCACCCCCGCCAGTGGAGGCAGTGGATCTCCTTTCGCCGCCATTTCATCGATTCGGCGCGCCTGCGCCAATGCACGCTCAGGGTGCAGCGAAAGATAGGCGTGGATCTGCGGATCGCGCAGACGGATCTGCTCGAAAACGGCCTCCGTCCATTCGACGGCCTTCCTGCTGCCAGATTCAATGGCGCGACGCACTTCACCAATGGAAGGCGGCCTGGAAACTGCTGTTTCAACTGTCATTACCGTTCAATCACTTTCGGAACTTTGAAGAAGGTCCCATCGGTCTCCGGGGCCGAAGCCATCACCTGCACTCGGTCCAGCGAGGAGCGCACCTCGTCCTTACGCAGAAAGGTGTCTGCCTGGGCCTGCTGCACAACTTCGCTGACCTGCGCCATCGGCTCTACATCCGATGTATCCAGTTCATTCATCTGCGCAACGTGGGCAAGAATGGCATTCAAATCACGTAACATGCGGCCTTCTTCTTCCGCTGTCAGTTCCAGGTTTGCAAGTTCGGCCACGTGGCGAACATCGTCAAGAGACACGCTCATGGATAGGCACTTTCCAGGGGACAACCAACCCCTTCTCCAAAGTATAGCGGGAAAGGGCTGGATGGAAGACGGGCTAATCGGCGCCAGGAAATTCAATTACAGGAACAGGGACGGTCTGCCGGGAAAGGCAGGCGGTGAGCGTTGACCACAGAAGAGCAAAGTCACTCCGCCAGGTTGCGCGCTGCATATATTCCCAATCCAACTTGGCCTTCAGAGGCTTGATCGTGCGTGCGTAGAAGTAATCCAGCTCATGTTGCGGGATTTTTTGCAGAATCTCCTCCTCGCAACGGAATGCAAGGGTCGCCGCTCCGGTGATTCCTGGACGGAAAGGCATGTGCAGGCTTTCATGGTGCGGCAGCTTGGGCCGTGGCCCCACAAAGCTCATATCGCCCTTGAGGACATTGATCAACTGGGGCAGTTCATCCAGTTTGAATTTCCGCAAAATGGCCCCGACTCGGGTAATGCGTGTATCCCCCTGCACCGTAATGGAAGGACCGTTTTCTGCCCCGTTTACCATCGTGCGGAATTTATAAATCGTAAACAGGCTTCCTCGCCTGCCCATGCGCTTCTGGCGGAACAACACCGGTCCCGGCGAGGTCAGAGCAATCGCAGCAGCAATGACCACCATGAGTGGAGAAAAGACAATCAGCCCCAGTGTCGCTGCCACCAGATCAAACATGCGCTTGCCATCGGAAAGACTCCAGGCGTTCCTGTGCAGTTGCGGGTGTGCGGCCGCCCGGCCCTGCGGGAAAGCAGGCGTGATTTGCACCTTTACAACTTCTTGCGATTCCAGATGAGACACAGAATTGGGCTTCAGAACAACGGGGGTAAAGTTCATAGCTCGATTCCTGATAGGGCAAAAATTACACTGCGCTTCTGCTTTTCTGAAACTCTGGTCTAGAAACTAAAACTCCAATTGTTGGACTTTGTTGTGGGCAAACTGTAAGTCTTTAATTTCTCAAACCAACCTCTTGTTTCTCAGAAAGGTGGCAACACCAGATGTCTGTCTACCACCTCGGCATCAAAAGCAAATCTTAAGGGATGGAGTACGATTGATTTTTTTAAAGTAGTGAAAATGTAGCTAACATCGTTTCAATTCGGGAACTGCATCCCGAAATTGCCTTTTTGATTATAAATTTTCTTTGGCATTCACTGGGTTGAGACGCTTCCACAAACCATCTGGGTTTTCTAAATAACGCTGATGGCGGCAGCACCTAACGCCAGCTGCGAAAAGAGCTGTGACCAGTCCAGGATACCGCGCAAAATCGTCGGCCGGAAGGTCTTCTCCGGGACCACAATCGTATCTCCCGGATAAATCTTTGCCGATTCAAACGTATTTCCCCAAAGTCCGCTGTTCACTGTGCGGCTCACCACTGACCCATCCGCACGAATGATGAACATGTGCTTTTTGTCCGCATCGCGGTTGGGACCACCTGCCATCTTCAGATAATCGCCCACCCGACGTCCGGGCATGAACATGAACGAATTCTGGTCATAAACTGCGCCTACAACGTTGACCGTGGAGGGCTTCGGAGGCACCACGAAGACATCGCCATCTTCCAGAGGCAGATCGGGAAGGCTGTCTACGCCTCTGGCATCGGGCCGGATCTGCAGAACAATCCGGCCGGTCGCACGTAGCTGGTGCAGGCGGGAGAGCAGGTCGCGGGCGCTGGCCTGCGCGGAAGTTGCACTGGCCACATCCTGCGCGGATGCGGCCGAAGCCGTTCCGGCAAGTACGCCGCGCTGTGTCTCCAGCTCCACACTCTGTACATACTCATCCAGACGCTGCTGCTGCAGTACACGGGTGGATTCGCGGGTAAATTCCGAGCCGTAAAGATAGGCCCCAGGGGTCAGGCCTCCGGCACGGACCACAAGCTGCCGCAGTGTTTCTCCCGGACGCACGCTGTAGATTCCAGCACTGACAAATTCTCCTTCCAGACGTACAAATTTCGTCTGCTGTTCCTGAGGCACCCGCAGATCGGCCTGCGAGAAGACCGTCACCACGTCTCCCGGCTGCAACGCCAGGTCTTGTGTGGGATCGTGTTCCAGCACCAGCTTGCCAAGATCAAAAGGGACCAGGGAGGTCTTCAGGGTCTGCGGGTCCATGCGCTCGATGACAGCATAATGCCAGTCAATCTCTGGCGCTGAAAGCTGCACATCATTCCGTCGCGTCGCCGAAGCTGTGTTCTGGGTTATCACCCGCCGGAATCCCAGGCTTCCGCTGCCCGTCAGTTGCGAGGGGTTCAGGGTGCTGCCGGACGACTGCATCGGGGAGGAAGAAGAACTCCCGGATTGCTGAAGCTGCAGGTTTTGAAAAAGATCAGTCCCCGTGCCGGAGGATGGTGCACCATTGGCCTGCGTTGGCGGGAGCAGCCCCTCATACTGTTGCGGCTGCTGGAGATACACGCTCCCCTGCGCATAAGGATATTCATTGGCGCCCGCTCGCCCCTGGCCGGTCTGACCATTCTGGTTTTGCTCATCAGGTCCGGGAGCAACCAGAGCATACTGTCCGTTCGGCAGCTTCTGGAAGCGGTTCTGCATCTGCCACTGCTGGTAGGCCTGCCGCGATTGCAGGTCCACCGGATGCGAAGGCTGATACTGCACCGGCCCGGAAACATAAGGCTGAAACTCCGGAGTCGGCAGCCCTAACTGGGCGCGCTTCCAGTAATAATCGCGCGTGATGAGGGAGTCCTTGTCCGGGATGAGGTCGCTCAACTTCATCCCCTCGTGCCAGGCAAAGCGCCCGGGATTGGCCGTATTGCCGCGAAGCGTCACCGTCTTTTCAAATCTTGCAGGGATCGAAAGGATGCGCAGCACATCTCCATCCCGCAGCACAGTGCCCAGACCAGCAGCGTTATAGGCAACTTCCATGGCCTCCCGCGCCTGGTGCCCATCGTTGCGCTCGATGGAAATGCGGGCGTCTGCCGCAAGGGAGGAAGCCCCTCCGGCATAGGCCAGCACTTGCTCGATCGTGGTCTTCGCATCCAGCAGCTCATAGATGCCCGGGTGGCGCACACTTCCGGTAAGCGCTACCTGCGGCCCGGCAGGTGGAATAAAGATGACATCGCCGGCAAGAAGCTGCACGTCCCTCGATTTGTCGCCATTCACAAGCAAGTCATAAAGATCAAAGTGCGTCACCGTCTGGCCATTGCGCTTCAGTTGAATGTCGCGCAAAGACCCCTGGCTCGATGGCCCTCCGGAGGAAAACAGCGCATTCACCAGCGTACTGAGTGCGCTGACGGTATACATGCCCGGACGCCTCGCCTGCCCCACCACATACACCTGGATCGAGCGGGTCTGTCCAATGTCCACGGTCAGATCAAAATTGCGGTAGACCCGTCCGATTTCCGTACGCAGATGCTGGTCCAGCGCCGAAAAAGGAAGCCCCGCGACATGGATGCTCCCCACCTGCGGAAGATAAATGGACCCCGTGCGGTCCACACGCACATCTGCATTGAAATTGACCTGCCCCCAGACCCGGATACGCAGCACATCGCCTGCGCCAATGACATAATCCGCCGTGACCGGCGCCTGTTCCAGCGGAGTAAACGTGGTGGGCACGTAGCGGAACAGGTCAGCCCCGAAAATCGGCAGCACTTCTCCTGTGGTTCCGGCCACAAACTTCTGGAACTCGGTCAGCGGTTCGGGAGGAGCAGGAACCGTTGTTGGCAGGA from Pseudacidobacterium ailaaui includes these protein-coding regions:
- a CDS encoding CgeB family protein; translated protein: MTLNNLRVLFIAEIGYGTASVGRWNALQRLGLDEAQCINVEEHLPLSSTLDKVRYRTQFGPKIWKFNRLVLDTVEKYRINVLLADKPLSLTPGTLRRLRSRGVFLIDLFIDNPFGPRKDPGNRLFKKALPEFDLNAVQRKVSIEAFKAHGAREVMLTLVGFDRDIHFPPPCPLTDNDRVRNVSFIGTPYDHRAEWFTALWRDGIPLDISGPRNRWEKKLAPEVMQAIFRDGLLLGKEYREALWKSKINLSFVTKSNQDEAAARSYEIAACGAFMLAERTPKHLELFKEDEEAVFFSSREECIAKIQRYLPDEAARNRIAAAGCRRAWSSGYDHDSLMKEILQKAIEIMGRSKVSSTDEAQA
- a CDS encoding YXWGXW repeat-containing protein; its protein translation is MERIFRKMAAPALTVGLILGAAGCHKQSDQQVPDQTQDQGTDPAAANMAPVDSNDAGAASSSVPAQTSSTSRQAAQPSYSTDTDSTPPPPPDESASSASYPESNPYPADNTVPDSEISPDQSGYYDESAYAQPVYASEAPPPIPEYVQPPCPGPNYIWTPGYWAWSPAGYYWVPGTWVLAPYTGALWTPGFWLFVSLGHFLWHPGYWGPHIGYYGGINYGNGYIGHGYYGGYWNRGNFFYNRAVTNVNMTIVRNVYVHNVTINNYNVTRISYNGGPGGIQARPTPSEQIAMRERHLPPLRAQTQLVREAAQNRAQFFQANRGRPQMVALDHPLATPYHAPATQPPVRGVANPGFVRTQRGMSTPQFNRAEQQARPENIHRPESPQPAPVSQIHPEQQGRPNLIRPGVHPETGQIQAHPQPVQQRPEQMYRPQSPVNRPEAQPRPEVHPQQARPAEQQPRPQPAPQPRQEVRPQEQRPEQMRPQPQQRPEPMRAQPQHQEPMRPQEEHPHAQMQKPSPMRAENHPQAHGEDGHGR
- the rsmI gene encoding 16S rRNA (cytidine(1402)-2'-O)-methyltransferase is translated as MPEEEQNSNPATLAPGLYLVGTPIGNLEDITLRALRVLRSASLIACEDTRQTQKLLNHFGIQTPVISCHEHNEGQRIPELIAALLRGERIAVVSDAGMPGISDPGMRLAEAAIREGIRVYPVPGPNAALSALVASGLNTECFLFCGFLPAKAGARRSELERLAAGTAEGTTLIFYEAPHRILETLGDMKAIWGPGCRVVIARELTKMHEEFLRGPIEEVAATLKGRERIRGEMTLLIEARPPQKKSEQSSISDRIAALQNSENLDEKAALKRIARERGLSRSEVYRELQRERGRS